The genomic stretch CCGTGGCCCGCACCGACCTCGGCCAGAAGCTGCTGGTGCTGCGGCCCACCCTGGCCGACTGGGTGGTCAAGATGCCCCGCGGGGCCCAGGTCATCTACCCCAAGATGCTGGCCCTGATGGTGATGGCGGCCGACGTCCAGCCGGGCATGACCGTGGTCGAGGCCGGCACCGGCTCCGGGGCGCTGTCGATCGCCCTGCTCCAGGCGCTCGCCCCCGGCGGGCGGCTGCACTCCTTCGAGCGCCGCCCCGACTTCGCCGACCAGGCCCGGCGCAACCTCGAGCGCTGGTTCGGCAAGCCCCCCGACGGCTTCGAGCTGCACCAGGGCGACGTCGTCGAGGGCATCGCCGGGGTCGGCCCCGTCGACCGGGTCCTGCTCGACCTGCTGGAGCCGTGGCTGGTCGTGCCCGGCGCGGCCGGCGCCCTGCACCCGGGCGGGGTGCTGGTCTGCTTCGTGGCCACCGTGCCCCAGGTGATGCGCCTGACCGAGGCGTGCGAGTCCTCGGGCAGCTTCGGCCTGGTCGAGACCTCGGAGGCCATCTTCCGCCCCTGGCACGTCGACGGCCTGGCCGTCCGGCCCGAGCACCGCATGGTCGGCCACACCGGCTTCCTGGTCTCGGCCCGCCGGGTCGACGGCCCCTGGCCGTCCCCCGGCCGCCTCCCCTGACCGGTTTGCGCCCGGGCGTCAGGGGGCAGGCAGCGCCGCGGAGGTGATGCCCACGTGGCGACCGACGACAAGCTTCGCAACCAGGGCGAGGAGCTGAAGGGCAAGGCCAAGGAGTCCCTCGGCCGCGCCACCGACGACGAGGAGCTGGAGGCGGCCGGCCGGACCGACCAGGCCAAGGCCAACCTCAAGCAGACCGGCGAGAAGGTGAAGGACGCCATCAAGGACGCCTGAGCCGCTGCCGACCATCCACCGGGCCGCCGCCTCCGGGCGCGGCCCGGTCGTCGTATCCGGGGGAGGGCCGGTAGCATGGCCGCTGCGGACCACTCCCAGATTTCGTCACAAGCGCGCTATTCGAAGAGCCGATAGGGTTTAAGCAAGTCTACCTAGCCATCCATCGGTAGCCTCCACCACCGCCGAAGGGGGGACTCACGTGAAGGACGCCGACCGCTCCCGGCAGTCTCGGTCCCGTCGCGACCCCGACCCCATGCCAGAGGAGGCGCCTGAGCCCAGCGAGCTGCAACGCCAGATCCAGTTCCTCGAGGAGGAGACGGCCTTGCTCCGCCGCCGCCTGCAGGACTCGCCCCGGCAGGTCCGGGTGCTCGAGGAACGCCTCCTCGAGACCAAGGGCCAGCTGGCCCAGGCCCTGTCCCAGAACGAACGCCTGGCCGCCACCCTGCGCGAGGCGCGGGAGCAGATCATCGCCCTCAAGGAGGAGGTCGAGAAGCTCACCGCCCCGCCCTCGGGCTTCGGGTCGTTCGTCAGCGTCAACGAGGACGGCACCATCAACATCACCTCGGGCGGCCGCAAGCTGCGGGTCAACGTCCACCCCGACATCGACCCCAAGTCGCTCCAGCACGGCCAGGAGCTGATGCTCAACGAGGCCCTGAACGTGGTCGAGGCCTGCGCCTTCGAGGTCCAGGGCGAGGTCGTGCAGCTCAAGGAGATGCTCGGGGTCGACCGGGCCCTGGTCATCGGCAACGCCGACGAGGAGCGGGTGGTGCAGATCGGCGAGCCGCTGCGCAACCGCACCCTGCGGGCCGGCGACTCCCTGCTGCTGGACGTCCGCTCCGGGTTCGTGCTCGAGCACCTGCCCAAGCCGGAGGTCGAGGAGCTCATCCTGGAGGAGGTGCCCGACATCTCCTACCAGGACATCGGCGGCCTGGCCGACCAGATCGAGCAGATCCGCGACGCCGTCGAGCTGCCGTTCCTGCACGCCGACCTGTTCGCCGAGCACCAGCTCAAGCCGCCCAAGGGCATCCTGCTCTACGGGCCCCCGGGCTGCGGCAAGACCCTGATCGCCAAGGCGGTGGCCAACTCGCTGGCCAAGAAGGTGGCCGAGGTGACCGGCCAGCCCTCGGGGCGCAGCTACTTCCTCAACATCAAGGGCCCCGAGCTGCTCAACAAGTACGTGGGGGAGACCGAACGCCAGATCCGGCTGATCTTCCAGCGGGCCAAGGAGAAGTCCAACGAGGGCGTGCCGGTGATCGTGTTCTTCGACGAGATGGACTCGATCTTCCGCACCCGCGGGTCGGGGGTGTCCTCGGACGTCGAGAACACCATCGTGCCCCAGCTGCTGAGCGAGATCGACGGGGTCGAGCAGCTCAAGAACGTGATCGTGATCGGCGCCTCCAACCGCGAGGACATGATCGACCCGGCGATCCTGCGGCCCGGCCGGCTCGACGTGAAGATCAAGATCGAGCGGCCCGACGCCAACGCGGCCAAGGACATCTTCTCCAAGTACCTGCTGGCCTCCCTGCCCCTGGCCGCCGACGTGGTCGAGGTGGCCGGCGGCGACCGCGAGGCCGCCCTGGCCCGGATGATCGACGAGGGCGTCAAGCGGATGTACTCCGACGCCGACGAGAACCGCTTCCTGGAGGTCACCTACGCCAACGGCGACAAGGAGGTCCTGTACTTCAAGGACTTCAACTCCGGGGCGATGATCGAGAACATCGTCAACCGGGCCAAGAAGATGGCCATCAAGCGGTTCCTGGAGACCGGCGAGAAGGGCATCAAGGCGGCCGACCTGTTCGGTGCCGTGACCGACGAGTTCAAGGAGAACGAGGACCTGCCCAACACCACCAACCCCGACGACTGGGCGCGCATCTCGGGCAAGAAGGGCGAGCGCATCGTGTACGTGCGGACCCTGATCGAGGGCGGCAACTCCAAGGACCTCGGGCGCACCATCGAGCAGGTCAACGCCGGGCAGTACCTCTAGGCTTCGGCCCAGGGGCTGCCGGGGAGGGGAACCAGGGATGGCCATCACCAAGGTCATGGGCATCGAGACCGAGTACGGCATCACCGTGCCCGGCGCGCCCGACTCCAACCCGGTGCTGGCCTCCAGCCTCCTGGTCAACGCCTTCTCGGGCCGGGGCCGCAAGGTCCGCTGGGACTACGAGGAGGAGTCGCCGCTGCGCGACGCCCGCGGGTTCGAGGCGGCCCGCGAGCCCGAGACCCCGGCCGAGGACGACCTGGGCCTGGCCAACGTCATCCTGACCAACGGGGCCCGCTACTACGTCGACCACGCCCACCCGGAGTACTCCTCGCCCGAGTGCCTGGACCCCCGCACCCTGGTCACCTACGACAAGGCGGGGGAGCGGATCCTGGCCGAGTCGGCCCGGCGGGCGGCCGAGCTGGCCCCGGGCGGCCGCCGCATCCAGGTCTACAAGAACAACACCGACGGCAAGGGCACCTCCTACGGCACCCACGAGAACTTCCTGGTCGACCGGGCGACCCCGTTCGCCCGGATCGTCCGCGACCTGACCCCGTTCCTGGTCAGCCGGCAGGTCTTCGCCGGCGCGGGCAGCCTGGTCCGCGACCACCACGACGGCTCGGTCGCCTTCCAGATCGCCCAGCGGTCCCAGTTCTTCGAGGTCGAGGTCGGCCTGGAGACGACCCTCAAGCGCCCGATCGTCAACACCCGCGACGAGCCCCACGCCGACCCCGAGCGCTATCGCCGCCTGCACGTGATCATCGGCGACGCCAACATGAACGAGGTGGCCACCTTCCTCAAGACGGGGTCGCTGGCCATCGTCCTCAGCATGATCGAGGACGGCGTCATCCCCGGCGACGAGTGGCAGCTGGCCAACCCGGTCCAGGCCCTGCGGGCCATCGCCAAGGACCCGACCCTGCGCACCGTCGTGGAACGCAAGGACGGCCGCCGCCTGACCGCCTGCGAGCTCCAGTGGCACTACCTGGACGCGGCCAAGACCTACCTCAAGGACCGCGAGACCAGCCACTGGCAGATCGAGGTCCTGGAGCGCTGGGAGGCGGTCCTGGCCCTGCTCGAGGACGACCCCCTGAAGGCGTCCCGGACCGTCGACTGGGCGACCAAGTACCAGCTCATGCAGCAGATGGCCGACCGCCACGACCTGGAGTGGGAGGACGCCAAGCTGGCCGTGGTCGACATCCAGTACCACGACGTCCGCATGGACAAGGGCCTCTACTACCGGCTGGCCGCCGCCGGACGGGTCGAGCGCCTGGTCGCCGAGCAGGAGATCACCACCGCCGTGGCCGAGCCCCCCGCCGACACCCGGGCGTTCTTCCGCGGCCGCTGCCTGGCCCGCTACGCCCCCCAGATCGCCGCCGCCGGCTGGGACGCGATCATCTTCGACATCGGCCGCGAGACCCTCCAGCGGGTCCCCATGCTCGAGCCGACCCGGGGCACCGCCGCCCACACCGCAGCCGTCCTCGACGCCAGCCCGACCGCCGAGGACCTGATCCGCAACCTCCAAGCCTGAGCCCCGTCCACAGATGCGCCGTGGCTGCGACGCCCGTGGCCAGGGCATGGAACAATCGCCTCAACGCTCGTCCAGGGAGGCACGATGGCCAGAGACAGCGGCGGCGCCGAGCAGAAGCGGCGCACGCCCGGCAAGCAGGACGCCGAGCAGGAAGCGGCCCAGGCGTCCCCCGACATCCAGGAGAAGGGCGAGGAGCTCAAGGAGGAGCTCGACGCGCTCCTGGACGAGATCGACGACGTGCTCGAGGAGAACGCCGAAGAGTTCGTGAAGCAGTATGTCCAGAAGGGCGGAGAGTGAGGAACCCGTTCGAGGGGCCGAAGTTGTTCAGCCCGTCGTTCGTTGATGCGTTGCGGGCGTATGCGCCGGAGCTGCTGGAGCTGAAGGCCGCCGGGGGGTCGGTGCCGGAGGTGCCGCATGGGACCACGGTGGCGGCGCTGACGTTCGCCGACGGGGTGGCCATGGGCGGGGACCGGCGGGCGACCGAGGGGATGACCATCGCCCAGCG from Actinomycetota bacterium encodes the following:
- a CDS encoding CsbD family protein, with product MATDDKLRNQGEELKGKAKESLGRATDDEELEAAGRTDQAKANLKQTGEKVKDAIKDA
- a CDS encoding ubiquitin-like protein Pup, encoding MARDSGGAEQKRRTPGKQDAEQEAAQASPDIQEKGEELKEELDALLDEIDDVLEENAEEFVKQYVQKGGE
- the dop gene encoding depupylase/deamidase Dop; translated protein: MAITKVMGIETEYGITVPGAPDSNPVLASSLLVNAFSGRGRKVRWDYEEESPLRDARGFEAAREPETPAEDDLGLANVILTNGARYYVDHAHPEYSSPECLDPRTLVTYDKAGERILAESARRAAELAPGGRRIQVYKNNTDGKGTSYGTHENFLVDRATPFARIVRDLTPFLVSRQVFAGAGSLVRDHHDGSVAFQIAQRSQFFEVEVGLETTLKRPIVNTRDEPHADPERYRRLHVIIGDANMNEVATFLKTGSLAIVLSMIEDGVIPGDEWQLANPVQALRAIAKDPTLRTVVERKDGRRLTACELQWHYLDAAKTYLKDRETSHWQIEVLERWEAVLALLEDDPLKASRTVDWATKYQLMQQMADRHDLEWEDAKLAVVDIQYHDVRMDKGLYYRLAAAGRVERLVAEQEITTAVAEPPADTRAFFRGRCLARYAPQIAAAGWDAIIFDIGRETLQRVPMLEPTRGTAAHTAAVLDASPTAEDLIRNLQA
- a CDS encoding tRNA (adenine-N1)-methyltransferase, with the translated sequence MRPLEAGERVLLQDVKGRRYLITLEQGATFHTHKGRLAHDELIGSAEGAVARTDLGQKLLVLRPTLADWVVKMPRGAQVIYPKMLALMVMAADVQPGMTVVEAGTGSGALSIALLQALAPGGRLHSFERRPDFADQARRNLERWFGKPPDGFELHQGDVVEGIAGVGPVDRVLLDLLEPWLVVPGAAGALHPGGVLVCFVATVPQVMRLTEACESSGSFGLVETSEAIFRPWHVDGLAVRPEHRMVGHTGFLVSARRVDGPWPSPGRLP
- the arc gene encoding proteasome ATPase, yielding MPEEAPEPSELQRQIQFLEEETALLRRRLQDSPRQVRVLEERLLETKGQLAQALSQNERLAATLREAREQIIALKEEVEKLTAPPSGFGSFVSVNEDGTINITSGGRKLRVNVHPDIDPKSLQHGQELMLNEALNVVEACAFEVQGEVVQLKEMLGVDRALVIGNADEERVVQIGEPLRNRTLRAGDSLLLDVRSGFVLEHLPKPEVEELILEEVPDISYQDIGGLADQIEQIRDAVELPFLHADLFAEHQLKPPKGILLYGPPGCGKTLIAKAVANSLAKKVAEVTGQPSGRSYFLNIKGPELLNKYVGETERQIRLIFQRAKEKSNEGVPVIVFFDEMDSIFRTRGSGVSSDVENTIVPQLLSEIDGVEQLKNVIVIGASNREDMIDPAILRPGRLDVKIKIERPDANAAKDIFSKYLLASLPLAADVVEVAGGDREAALARMIDEGVKRMYSDADENRFLEVTYANGDKEVLYFKDFNSGAMIENIVNRAKKMAIKRFLETGEKGIKAADLFGAVTDEFKENEDLPNTTNPDDWARISGKKGERIVYVRTLIEGGNSKDLGRTIEQVNAGQYL